A part of Ignavibacteriales bacterium genomic DNA contains:
- a CDS encoding T9SS type A sorting domain-containing protein, translating to MNKNLIGLCCFLFIEFIYCQQEPYRNQQILDTNNITIRINNIGSTQSNDGYGGAFWKILSGGSYVMYDQGIWVIGKIDNFPHLSLSRWINYYSPGPILENNSAMISRPEDSLKYRVYKISKGDTNFSNPDVNEWPIEWGAPADSLNNPLVYNDQLLYTVYNAYDSSLYRRKQWNTDLDTLPIMPLEIHQLVYAWGRYSSENILSNVIFLEYEIINKGTQNIDSTFIGFWTDIDFYDAGSNPPAVDVANQLGYCWSGTNSHPWFNSPPPAVGYTLLYGPITQSYGDSAIFKGNKIINYKNLSLSSYYPQDSYLSHLSNYYTNLMETWNIARGFDDIGEKIINPITGEETKFPFDGDPVTNIGWVYPESNTNGEAGFVFFSGPFTLAPNDTQWVMLALVPGLGTNRFESIRAMQNNAKILHSLTYDQLVEKSSIVIYEPPVLPEHYFLSQNYPNPFNPKTKIDFEIPVKGNVEMQVFNLLGEKIATLVNDEKEPGSYTIEFDGNKFASGIYFYRMESLNFSNTKKLILLK from the coding sequence ATGAATAAAAATCTTATAGGTTTATGCTGTTTTTTATTTATAGAGTTTATCTATTGTCAACAAGAACCATATCGAAATCAGCAAATACTAGACACAAATAATATCACAATTAGAATTAATAATATCGGCTCCACACAAAGTAACGATGGATATGGCGGGGCTTTTTGGAAAATATTAAGTGGAGGTTCGTACGTAATGTATGACCAGGGAATTTGGGTAATTGGAAAGATAGACAATTTTCCTCACTTGTCATTATCAAGATGGATTAACTATTATTCACCAGGTCCAATTCTCGAAAATAACTCTGCAATGATTTCGAGACCGGAAGACTCACTAAAATATCGTGTCTATAAAATATCAAAGGGGGATACCAATTTTTCTAATCCAGATGTAAATGAATGGCCTATCGAATGGGGCGCTCCTGCAGATAGCCTAAATAATCCATTGGTTTATAATGATCAACTCCTTTATACGGTATATAACGCTTATGACTCAAGTTTGTATAGACGAAAACAATGGAACACTGATTTAGACACTCTTCCAATTATGCCCTTAGAAATTCATCAATTAGTTTATGCATGGGGTAGATATTCTTCAGAGAATATTCTTTCGAATGTGATTTTTTTAGAATATGAAATTATTAATAAAGGGACACAAAATATTGATTCGACATTCATTGGTTTCTGGACTGACATTGATTTTTATGATGCTGGTTCTAATCCACCAGCGGTTGATGTTGCAAACCAATTAGGCTATTGTTGGTCTGGTACTAATTCACATCCTTGGTTTAATTCTCCCCCTCCAGCAGTTGGCTATACTCTTTTATATGGTCCAATAACTCAATCGTATGGTGACTCGGCAATTTTTAAAGGCAATAAAATAATTAATTATAAGAATCTGTCCCTTTCATCTTATTATCCACAGGATTCTTACCTCTCGCATCTTTCAAATTATTATACTAACTTAATGGAAACGTGGAATATCGCTAGAGGCTTTGACGATATTGGAGAAAAAATAATTAATCCAATTACTGGCGAAGAAACTAAATTCCCTTTTGATGGCGACCCCGTTACAAATATTGGGTGGGTTTACCCAGAATCAAATACAAACGGAGAAGCCGGTTTTGTTTTTTTCTCCGGACCTTTTACATTAGCTCCCAATGATACTCAATGGGTGATGCTTGCACTCGTTCCTGGTCTTGGGACGAACCGATTTGAAAGCATCAGAGCAATGCAGAATAATGCAAAGATACTTCACTCCCTGACTTATGATCAGCTTGTTGAAAAATCAAGTATAGTAATTTATGAGCCACCTGTTTTGCCGGAGCATTATTTCTTAAGTCAGAACTATCCCAATCCATTTAACCCCAAAACAAAAATTGATTTTGAAATTCCAGTCAAAGGAAATGTTGAAATGCAAGTATTCAACTTACTTGGAGAAAAAATTGCAACTTTAGTAAATGATGAAAAAGAACCGGGCAGTTACACAATAGAGTTTGATGGAAATAAATTTGCAAGCGGAATTTATTTTTATAGAATGGAATCATTGAATTTTTCAAATACAAAGAAATTAATTTTACTGAAATAA
- a CDS encoding SCO family protein, which produces MKHILSILIILSFTLTSCIQDFPIDKNLSNVNTKLIDQNGNGKQFNNVIAGKTTVIAFIYTNCPDICPMTTHNMQLVDERLLKENVTNINFIVVSFDPERDTPEVLNKFAAIRDIDLKRWGFYTGDKTSIEELMDEFEVKAFPSDTSYSSEGKLRYSMIHTDRISLIDYEGSLRKYYSGSKLNLDELYNDIKKLED; this is translated from the coding sequence ATGAAACATATTTTATCTATATTAATTATTCTTTCTTTTACTCTAACTTCCTGCATTCAGGATTTTCCGATAGATAAAAACCTATCAAACGTCAATACAAAATTGATTGATCAAAACGGAAATGGGAAACAATTTAACAATGTAATCGCAGGTAAGACAACGGTGATTGCTTTCATTTACACAAACTGCCCGGATATTTGCCCGATGACTACTCACAATATGCAGCTTGTTGATGAAAGGCTATTGAAAGAAAATGTCACCAACATTAATTTCATAGTCGTCTCATTTGACCCGGAAAGGGATACGCCGGAAGTATTAAATAAATTTGCCGCGATCCGTGATATTGATTTGAAACGGTGGGGTTTTTATACGGGTGATAAAACATCAATCGAAGAACTCATGGATGAGTTTGAAGTAAAAGCATTCCCTTCAGATACATCTTATTCAAGCGAAGGGAAGCTTAGATACTCAATGATTCACACTGATAGAATTTCTCTGATTGATTATGAAGGCAGTCTGCGGAAATATTATTCCGGCAGTAAATTAAATCTTGATGAACTTTATAACGACATAAAAAAATTAGAGGACTAA
- a CDS encoding transposase, whose protein sequence is MGSNTVAKCWLHVIISTQEEEKLFSHKEVALKLRNFLFHFGEMNDIKIKSCSAVGEHLHMLVDLQLHYSIDELVNKIRNAAAAWLNEQNFFEKDFSWEKSYGAFSVSPSNIQKVVEYINDQEDHHRTESFEEEYQHFVEAYGIY, encoded by the coding sequence ATGGGATCAAATACAGTAGCAAAATGCTGGCTTCATGTAATTATTTCAACTCAAGAAGAGGAAAAATTATTTTCTCACAAGGAGGTTGCATTAAAGTTGAGGAACTTTCTCTTTCACTTTGGTGAGATGAATGATATCAAAATCAAATCATGTTCAGCAGTTGGAGAGCATTTGCACATGCTAGTTGACTTGCAGCTTCATTATTCAATTGATGAGCTTGTGAATAAGATCAGAAACGCTGCAGCCGCGTGGCTGAATGAGCAAAACTTTTTTGAAAAAGATTTCAGTTGGGAAAAAAGTTATGGCGCATTTTCTGTATCACCCTCAAATATTCAGAAAGTTGTTGAATACATCAACGATCAGGAAGATCATCACCGCACCGAATCATTCGAAGAAGAATACCAGCACTTTGTTGAAGCTTATGGAATTTATTAG
- a CDS encoding copper chaperone PCu(A)C: protein MKYFLFLLIPLFTFAGNDDIKVTNPWFRLVSEGMTTGLFFTVENTGDKPDTLYNISSNISDELEIHETYSKGNDQMGMRQVDFIVIPAKSTFEFKPRSFHVMVFEVKKDMPIGSEGEFTLFFKRAGKIKITAISKEV from the coding sequence ATGAAATACTTTCTTTTTTTACTAATTCCACTTTTCACTTTTGCCGGCAATGATGATATAAAAGTTACTAACCCCTGGTTCAGACTTGTTTCCGAAGGAATGACCACCGGGTTATTCTTCACTGTTGAAAATACAGGCGATAAACCTGATACGCTCTACAATATCTCAAGCAATATTTCCGATGAACTTGAAATTCACGAAACATACTCCAAAGGAAATGATCAGATGGGAATGAGGCAGGTGGATTTTATTGTGATACCCGCGAAAAGCACCTTTGAATTTAAACCGCGTTCATTTCACGTAATGGTATTTGAAGTTAAGAAAGATATGCCCATAGGTAGTGAGGGTGAGTTTACTCTTTTTTTCAAACGAGCAGGTAAAATAAAAATTACTGCAATTTCAAAAGAAGTATAG
- a CDS encoding pseudouridine synthase has translation MFTVVSRLILFNKPYKVLTQFTDGSGRKTLADFISIKNVYAAGRLDYDSEGLVLLTDDGKIQHLISDPKHKMPKEYLAQVEGIPEESALDKLRVGVELSDGLTLPAIVKLINAPSIWERSEPIRERKNIPCSWLSITIKEGRNRQVRRMTANIGYPTLRLIRTKVGEWSLGSLQPGEWREESLVEINKIRFSL, from the coding sequence ATATTTACTGTAGTGAGCCGATTAATATTATTTAACAAACCATACAAAGTACTCACGCAATTCACTGATGGCAGCGGTAGAAAAACTCTTGCTGATTTTATTAGCATTAAAAATGTTTATGCCGCCGGCAGACTCGATTATGATAGTGAGGGATTAGTCCTTTTAACAGACGATGGAAAAATTCAGCATTTAATTTCGGACCCCAAACATAAAATGCCGAAAGAATATCTTGCTCAGGTAGAAGGAATTCCTGAAGAATCAGCTTTAGATAAATTACGAGTTGGTGTTGAGCTGAGTGATGGATTAACCTTACCCGCAATCGTAAAGCTAATCAATGCCCCATCCATTTGGGAACGCTCGGAACCAATCCGTGAAAGAAAAAATATTCCCTGTAGCTGGCTTTCTATTACAATTAAAGAAGGAAGGAACAGACAGGTTCGTCGAATGACTGCAAACATTGGCTATCCAACGCTTCGATTGATCAGGACAAAGGTAGGTGAATGGAGTCTTGGCAGCCTTCAGCCTGGTGAGTGGCGGGAGGAATCGTTAGTGGAAATTAACAAGATTAGATTTAGTTTGTGA